The Streptomyces sp. NL15-2K genome contains a region encoding:
- a CDS encoding valine--tRNA ligase, whose product MTENAQQQPPAPNTELPTQYAPADVEGPLYERWVERGYFEADAKSDKPPYTIVIPPPNVTGSLHLGHAFEHTLIDALTRRKRMQGYETLWQPGMDHAGIATQNVVERELGKEGKSRHDLGREAFVERVWQWKAESGGQISGQMRRLGDGVAWSRERFTMDEGLSQAVQTIFKRLYDEELIYRAERIINWCPRCLTAISDIEVEYQDDDGELVSMKYGDGDETIVVATTRAETMLGDTAVAVHPEDERYKHLVGKLIRLPLTDRSIPVVADEHVDPEFGTGAVKVTPAHDPNDFEIGQRHDLPAVAIMDEHAVITAHGPFQGLDRLEARSAIVAALRAEGRIVAEKRPYVHSVGHCSRCKTTIEPRLSMQWWVKVGPLAKAAGDAVRDGRVKIHPQEMEKRYFDWVDNLHDWCISRQLWWGHRIPVWYGPEGEVVCVGPDEGPPSGEGWRQDTDVLDTWFSSGLWPFSTLGWPEQTESLAKFYPNSVLVTGYDILFFWVARMMMFGLYAMDGTPPFHTIALHGMVRDQFGKKMSKSFGNAVNPLDWMDKYGSDALRFTLVRGANPGVDVPIGEDWVQGSRNFANKIWNATRFALMNGATVQGPLPEPSAMSATDRWILSRLNSVVAEVDAYYEDYQFAKLSDALFHFAWDEVFDWYVELSKTTFAAGGAAAEVSKRVLGEVLDVTLRLLHPVVPFVTETLWTTLTGGESLVIAEWPSDSGFRDTGAEKEIETLQSVITEVRRFRADQGLQPGQRVPARLSLDGTALAPHEAAIRQLLRLQPEGESFAATATLPVSGAEVALDLSGVIDVAAERKRLAKDLAAAEKEKAQANAKLGNEAFLAKAPDHVVEKIRTRLAKADEDIARIAAQLDRLPAA is encoded by the coding sequence GTGACCGAGAACGCTCAGCAGCAGCCACCAGCGCCCAACACCGAACTGCCGACCCAGTACGCGCCGGCCGACGTAGAGGGGCCGCTGTACGAGCGCTGGGTGGAGCGGGGTTACTTCGAGGCGGACGCGAAGAGCGACAAGCCGCCGTACACCATCGTCATCCCGCCGCCGAACGTCACTGGCAGCCTGCACCTCGGGCACGCCTTCGAGCACACGCTCATCGACGCCCTCACCCGCCGCAAGCGGATGCAGGGCTACGAGACGCTGTGGCAGCCCGGCATGGACCACGCCGGCATCGCCACGCAGAACGTCGTCGAGCGGGAGCTGGGCAAGGAGGGCAAGTCCCGGCACGACCTCGGCCGGGAGGCGTTCGTCGAGCGTGTCTGGCAGTGGAAGGCCGAGTCCGGCGGGCAGATCAGCGGTCAGATGCGGCGTCTCGGCGACGGCGTCGCGTGGTCGCGTGAGCGCTTCACGATGGACGAGGGCCTGTCCCAGGCCGTCCAGACCATCTTCAAGCGGCTCTACGACGAAGAGCTGATCTACCGCGCCGAACGCATCATCAACTGGTGTCCACGCTGTCTGACGGCCATCTCGGACATCGAGGTCGAGTACCAGGACGACGACGGCGAGCTCGTCTCCATGAAGTACGGCGACGGGGACGAGACCATCGTCGTCGCCACGACCCGGGCCGAGACCATGCTCGGTGACACGGCCGTCGCCGTCCACCCCGAGGACGAGCGGTACAAGCACCTGGTCGGCAAGCTGATCCGGCTGCCGCTGACCGACCGCTCCATCCCGGTCGTCGCCGACGAGCACGTCGACCCCGAGTTCGGCACGGGCGCCGTCAAGGTCACCCCGGCCCACGACCCGAACGACTTCGAGATCGGCCAGCGGCACGACCTGCCCGCCGTCGCGATCATGGACGAGCACGCCGTCATCACCGCCCACGGCCCCTTCCAGGGCCTGGACCGGCTGGAGGCCCGCTCGGCCATCGTCGCCGCGCTGCGCGCCGAGGGGCGGATCGTCGCCGAGAAGCGGCCGTACGTCCACAGCGTCGGGCACTGCTCGCGGTGCAAGACCACGATCGAGCCCCGGCTCTCCATGCAGTGGTGGGTCAAGGTCGGCCCGCTGGCCAAGGCGGCCGGTGACGCCGTCCGGGACGGGCGCGTCAAGATCCATCCGCAGGAGATGGAGAAGCGGTACTTCGACTGGGTCGACAACCTCCACGACTGGTGTATTTCGCGCCAGTTGTGGTGGGGGCACCGGATTCCCGTCTGGTACGGGCCGGAGGGTGAGGTCGTCTGTGTCGGCCCCGACGAGGGGCCGCCGAGCGGTGAGGGCTGGCGTCAGGACACGGACGTCCTCGACACTTGGTTCTCCTCCGGCCTGTGGCCGTTCTCGACCCTCGGCTGGCCCGAACAGACCGAATCGCTCGCGAAGTTCTACCCGAACTCCGTCCTGGTCACCGGCTACGACATCCTGTTCTTCTGGGTCGCCCGGATGATGATGTTCGGGCTGTACGCGATGGACGGCACCCCGCCGTTCCACACCATCGCTCTGCACGGCATGGTCCGCGACCAGTTCGGCAAGAAGATGTCGAAGTCCTTCGGCAACGCGGTCAACCCGCTGGACTGGATGGACAAGTACGGGTCCGATGCCCTCCGCTTCACGCTCGTCCGCGGCGCGAACCCCGGCGTCGACGTCCCGATCGGCGAGGACTGGGTCCAGGGTTCCCGCAACTTCGCCAACAAGATCTGGAACGCGACGCGGTTCGCGCTGATGAATGGCGCGACGGTTCAGGGGCCGCTGCCGGAGCCGTCGGCGATGTCGGCGACCGATCGGTGGATCCTGTCCCGGCTCAACTCCGTTGTCGCCGAGGTCGACGCGTACTACGAGGACTACCAGTTCGCGAAGCTCTCCGACGCGCTGTTCCACTTCGCGTGGGACGAGGTGTTCGACTGGTACGTCGAGCTGTCGAAGACGACGTTCGCCGCCGGCGGTGCGGCCGCCGAGGTCTCGAAGCGCGTCCTGGGTGAAGTCCTGGACGTCACGCTGCGGCTGCTGCACCCGGTCGTTCCGTTCGTCACGGAGACGCTGTGGACGACGCTGACGGGTGGTGAGTCGCTGGTCATCGCCGAATGGCCGTCGGACAGCGGCTTCCGGGACACGGGCGCCGAGAAGGAGATCGAGACGCTTCAGTCCGTGATCACGGAGGTTCGTCGCTTCCGTGCGGACCAGGGGTTGCAGCCGGGGCAGCGGGTTCCGGCGCGGCTGTCTCTCGACGGTACGGCGCTGGCGCCTCACGAGGCGGCGATCCGGCAGTTGCTGCGGTTGCAGCCGGAGGGGGAGTCCTTCGCGGCGACGGCGACTCTGCCGGTGTCCGGGGCCGAGGTCGCGCTGGACCTCTCGGGCGTGATCGATGTCGCGGCGGAGCGGAAGCGGCTGGCGAAGGATCTTGCCGCTGCGGAGAAGGAGAAGGCCCAGGCGAACGCGAAGCTCGGGAACGAGGCGTTCCTGGCGAAGGCTCCGGATCATGTGGTGGAGAAGATCCGGACGCGGCTGGCGAAGGCGGACGAGGACATCGCACGGATCGCCGCGCAGCTGGATCGGCTGCCGGCGGCGTAA